The following proteins are encoded in a genomic region of Gossypium hirsutum isolate 1008001.06 chromosome D05, Gossypium_hirsutum_v2.1, whole genome shotgun sequence:
- the LOC107906073 gene encoding 17.4 kDa class III heat shock protein — MSAVADTLTHWFNFPENIEKLMFPSRTHESRDHENKGCSSIPADILDTPKEFIFYLDVPGLSKSDIQVTVEDENTLVIKSGGKRKREEVEEEGCKYIRLERKAPQKLMRKFRLPENANVSAITAKCENGVLTVVVEKLPPPPKPKTVEVAIA; from the exons ATGAGCGCCGTAGCCGACACACTTACCCATTGGTTTAATTTCCCAGAAAACATCGAGAAATTAATGTTCCCTTCACGGACTCACGAAAGCCGCGATCACGAGAACAAGGGATGCAGTAGCATACCGGCCGACATTTTGGACACTCCCAAGGAGTTCATTTTCTACTTAGATGTTCCAGGCTTGTCCAAGTCGGATATCCAG GTTACTGTTGAAGATGAGAATACATTGGTGATTAAAAGCGGTGGGAAGAGGAAACGAGAGGAAGTTGAAGAGGAAGGGTGCAAATACATAAGGCTGGAGAGGAAGGCACCCCAGAAGCTGATGAGGAAGTTCCGGTTGCCGGAGAACGCCAATGTGTCAGCCATTACGGCTAAATGTGAAAATGGGGTTTTGACTGTGGTTGTCGAGAAGCTTCCCCCGCCACCAAAGCCCAAAACTGTTGAAGTTGCGATTGCTTAA
- the LOC107906070 gene encoding auxin-responsive protein SAUR78, whose amino-acid sequence MAKFGKLTKLKSAIKRWPSLTKLTRSSSAIAAAAEPEGKSVPKGLHAVYVGKSRRRYLVGSEIMCHPLFQELIDRSSGGMDDDGDDDHDHYHYDDDDNDGGGHEVVVSCEVVLFEHLLWMLENDGAQLGSMEELVEFYTC is encoded by the coding sequence ATGGCGAAATTTGGGAAGCTAACGAAGCTCAAGTCTGCAATAAAGAGGTGGCCGTCTTTAACGAAGCTGACCCGTAGCAGCAGTGCCATAGCGGCTGCAGCAGAACCCGAAGGGAAGTCGGTTCCAAAGGGACTTCATGCAGTTTACGTCGGCAAGTCGCGGCGGAGGTACCTGGTAGGTTCCGAAATCATGTGCCACCCGTTGTTCCAGGAGCTGATTGATCGATCCTCTGGTGGTAtggatgatgatggtgatgatgatcaCGATCACTAtcattatgatgatgatgataatgatggTGGTGGCCATGAAGTTGTGGTTTCTTGTGAGGTTGTCTTGTTTGAACACTTGCTTTGGATGCTTGAGAACGATGGGGCTCAATTGGGGTCCATGGAAGAGCTGGTTGAGTTCTACACTTgctaa